The stretch of DNA CGGATTCTCGCGATCCTCGCCGGACTGCTGATGATCGCCATGGCGCTGCAGTTCTTTGGCCTGCTGCCGCGCCTGCATCGCATCACGACAGGCTCCGGCGCCAGCACCCTCGCGGCATCCCTGGGCAGCCTGTTGACGGCGCCGGGACATGCCGCCCCGCTCGCGTTTGGCGTATTCAATGGCTTCCTGCCTTGTCCGCTGGTCTACGCCTTTGCCGCCCAGGCGGCCAGCACGGCCGGAGCGTTGCCGGGCTTTCTCACCATGGCAGCGTTCGGGCTTGGGACCTTCCCCGCAATGCTTCTGATGGGCGGCGTCGGCCGAGCGCTGGCGCCGGCGTGGCGGCAGCGCGGCGTGTGGCTGGCCGGCAGTTGCATTCTGCTGCTCGGTCTCGTCACCGTTGGCCGCGGCATCCTGCCCTTCGCCGTGCACTTCGCGCATGGTTGGACAGAACCAGCATGACGGCCCAGGACCATGCGCTGTGCAGCCACTGCCTGTTACCCATCGGGCGGCGGGCGATGCGACGCACGGTGAACGGTGAGACTTGCGCATTCTGCTGCTACGGCTGCTGTATCGCCTACCAGGTCAAGCACGGCAAAACCGAGGAATGGGAGGCTGCTTGGCTGCTGATTCGGCTCGGTGTCGGCGGCTTTCTCTCCATGAATATCATGCTGTTCAGCCTGCTCCTGTACAGCGACGCCTTCAGCGGCGCGGATGCCGAGATGCTTCCCTGGATTCATCTTCTGCTCTGGCTGTTCGCAACACCCGCGGTGATCATTCTCGGCGGACCGTTTCTGCGCGAGGCGTGGCTCCACGGCATGGAGGGGCGCCTGACCTCCTCGGCACTCATCGTGCTCGGCGTCGGCGCCGCCTACCTTTATTCCGCTTTTGCCACCATCGAGGGCAGCCCGCACGTTTACTTCGATACGGCCACCATGGTGCTGATGCTGTTCACGGCGGGCTACTATCTCGACGCCGCCGGGCGTGCACGGGCGGCGCGTGACCTGCAGCCGCTCTTGGCCGCGGAAAGTGAGTGGGCCACCGTCGTCATTGGCGACGGTGAGTACCGCCGGCCGGTGCGCGAGGTTGACGCAGGTGTGCTGGTTCGAGTTCGGCCGGGCGAACGCATTCCCGTCGACGGCGTGATCATGGAGGGCGAATCGCACACCGACGAGGCCCTGATCACAGGCGAAAGCCGGCAGATCGCCAAGGGCGTCGGCTCGCATGTGATCGCCGGCAGCATCAATCTTGACGGGCCGCTCCTGATCCAAAGCAGCGGCGTGGCAAACGCGACCCGCTGGGCGCAGATTTGTCGATCGGTACGGGATGCATTGATCCGCCGCAGCCCGAGCCAGCGTCTCGCCGACAACATTGTAGGCGTCTTCGTGCCGATTATTCTCGTGCTGGGCATTGGAGCGTCGGTGTACTGGGCGCGGCACTTGCCGTTCGACCGTGCGCTACTGATCGGCCTTGCCGTACTGGTGGTGGCCTGTCCCTGCGCAGTCGGGCTGGCGGCACCGATGGCCACCTCGCTGGGCATCGGACGGCTGGCCCGACACGGCTGCCTGGTGCGCGACCCGGCCGCGCTTGAGGCGCTGGCGCGCATCCGGCTGATCGCCTTTGACAAGACCGGCACGCTTACCTCGGGTCAGGCGCGCGTTGTCGCTATCGACAGCGATGGAACCCGCGCCGATGTGGTGCTCGCGCATGCCGCCGGACTGGAACGCCATTCCGAGCACGGCTTGGCCCGCGCTATAGCTGCAGCGGCAGCTGCGCGCGGGCTCGAGCCAGTCGCCATCCACGACGTTCGAGTCCTGCCGGGACGTGGCATCCGTGGCAAGTCGGACGGTCGGATCGTGGCGGCAGGCAGCGCCGCATTGATGCGGGAGTTGGATTGGTCGCTGACGCCAAATCTGGCTGAGTGCGGGAGACGGCGTGAAGCGAGCAGCCATTCCGTGATCTATGTCGGCTGGGGCGAGCGGGCATATGCTGTGCTTTCACTTGACGATACGCCGCTGCCGGAGGCGCGCTCGACCGTCGAAGCGCTGCGCTGCCGTGGGGTGCGCGTGACGCTGTTGACCGGCGATCTTCCGGCAGCCGCAGTGCGGATTGCCGCTGCGGTCGGAATTGAGAGCGGCGATATCGAGGCGGGCCTCACACCCGAGGCCAAACGCGCGGCGCTGGAACGCCGCCGGCATGACCATGGCATGGTAGCGATGGTTGGCGACGGCCTCAATGACGCGCCGGTGTTGGCCGGAGCCGATGTCGGCATCGCCGTCGGTTCGGCGACGGACCTCGCTCGCGAGGCCGCAGCGGTCGTGCTCCCACCCGGGGGGCTACGGACGCTGCCGTGGGTGATCGACGTCGCTCGCGCCGTTCGCGCGACCATTCTCACCAACCTGGCGTGGGCGTTCGGTTATAATCTCATCGCCATTGGGCTGGCGATGGCCGGAGTCCTCCAGCCAGTGCTGGCGGCGGCAGTGATGGCCGGCTCAAGCATCATCGTCGTCCTGAATTCGCTGCGGCTGGAGCGGCTGCCCGAGCCAGCTCCATCCGCCGCCGCGGAGGGCGCCCCTCCACCTCGCAGCACCGCCGTTCCGGTCAATAGCGAAGCTCTCCAAGCGGGTCGACCCGCCTGTCCAGTGCCGCCGATTTGAAATTCCTGCCACGGTTGCGGCAAGCTCCATCTTGGGAACGTCAAACTGAAAAGCGGCACGAGAATCATGATCTTGATAGGGCGCCCTTTTCTTCCGAAGTTCGTCGCGATGTATCACGAGCTTCGGAAGCACTAGCCGAATGTGTCACGCGTAAAGGCAGAGTACCAGCTTTGCGCCTCGCGTGCGGCCCGGTGGCGGTTTTCGGCGCTTTCCTGCACCTGGCTGACGAAGTTGTCGACGATCTTGATCGTTCCGGCCGCGGGCTTGAAGCTGATAGCATTGCTCACTGCATCGTCGGGGCTAAGAAAAGTATAGCAAGTGTTGAACAAATGAGACGATTGACGCTCGGACCCGGTCAGCGCCGCGGATATGGCAAACGCGCAGGCCTTGGCTTGGCTATTCGCAACGAACGCCGATTTCGGCATGTCGCCGGCACTGCTCGCATCGCCTACCACATGAATTCCCGGCTGTAGCGTCGATTCGAACGTTATGGGATCGATCGGGCACCAGCCAGAATGATCCACGAGGCCGTTTTGCTGCGCGAACTGGCCAGCCATTTGCGGGGGTATGACATTTGCGACCGCGGCCTTGAATGTCTCGCTCGCAGTCTTGACGGATCGCTCCTTCACGTCGATGGCCTTTATTCCACCGGTGAATTGGGCAGGTAGCCACTCGATCATACCCCGATAGTGTCGCCCCCACGCATCCAGAAATAGATCCTGCGCGTTGAAGCTATCTTTCGCATCGAGAATCAGGATCCTCGAGCGCGGCTTATGCTGTTTGAAATAATAAGCAACCAGAGAGGCACGTTCGTATGGGGCGGGCGGACAGCGGAACGGGTTAGGGGGCGCGACGAGCACGAAGACGCCGCCATCCTCCATGCTTTCGAGCTGCCGTCGCAGCAGCTGCGTCTGCAGGCCTGCGTTCCAGGCATGCGGGATGACCTGCGTTGCCGCCTCGTCATACCCTGCGAGGGCCTCGTAATTGAAAGCGATGCCGGGGGCAACGACGACGCGGTCGTAAGGTAATTTTGGACCACTCTTGAGCCCGACGGTTTTTGCGACCGGATCAACCGCTGCCACGGAGTCATGAATAACATTTATGCCGTATCGTTGTGCAAGTGTCTCGTACCCATGCGTAAGCGACTCGAGCGAGCATAGCCCAGCGAGATAGAGGTTGCTGAAAAAGCAGGTCGTATAGTTCGGCTTTGGCTCAACCAGCGTGACCTCGATCGTTGGCGCGCTGACGGCCAAGTACTTGGCGGCCGTGGCACCGCCGATGCCGCCGCCGACGACGACAACCCTCGCCTTGGATTCGCTTGCAGCCAATCGAGGACCGAGCCCTGCAAGGACCATTGCTCCCGTCGAGCGGCCGAACTCTCGACGCGTCCAAGACTTCATGGCCTAACCCGCCTGTTCAGCGCTGCGAGATAGCGCGCCACCGTCGCGATTTCTTCATCACTGAGCGAGAGGGCGATGGCACGCATGATATGGCTCGGGCGCTCACGCGATCTGTACGCAAGCATTGCGCGCGTGAGCATCTCCGGACCAATGCCGAGGATCGTCGGAATACCACCATCGCCGCCGTCCAGACGATGGCAGGACGCGCACATCGCGGCGAGTTGGGCTCCACCATCGCGATCCGCTGCCTGGCTGGGATCGGCGAAAGTAATGAACGAACCTGCAGCAATGGAAGCGGCGATGATTTTGCGCATGCTGAGTCTGGCTCCATCCCCGTGTCTTCGATCGCCGATCCCTTTGCTCTTGGCGTGAAAAGGAGCATGGCAGCATTACTACAACATTATTAGGCGACAGTGAGCTGGTGCTCCAATACATAGATGCCACCGCCATCCTCCTCCCAAACGAATTCGAGCCGGCCGCTCTCTGTCGCGCGCAAGTAGAACTCGATAAAAGGATTCGTCGCCATTGCTTCGTGGAGATCGACGCTGAACACCACGACGCCATTGTGGCGGCAAGTAAACTTGTTGACGATCTTGCGCGGGATGACGTTGCCTTGGTCATCGTGCCGCAGCCCGGTCTCCATCGGATGGCTGATCAGTGTCTTCACAGGAAACACTTCACCGTTCGTGACGGCACTTGGCACTTGCACACGGGGCGCCGGAGTGAACATTCCGCACCTCCTTCCGTCACTTGCATCCGTTGGTGGCAACCTCGACCCAGGTTTCGGTCATCAGCAATGCACCGTCGTTCATCTCCGCCACCGCCAGAACGTATTGTGGTTCGGCGAGGCGAATACGCGTCGATACGCGGGGCTCGCTGCGTTGTGGGACGAAGTGGAACGTGGCGACCTCTACAAGCGGGTTTCGTGGCGCCAGTATAGAAACGTGCCTGACGTGATCGGCCTCGGTCATGGGACTATCGATCGCGAGCGTAAGCGGCACAGTGTATCCATTCGGAAAGGTCCGCGGCATCACCAGATGCAGACGATCGGATGCGGTCGGGGTTTTTCCGGTCGGTTGCTTGACGAGATCCACCGCGTAATCGTTCGGGGGCGGTGATAAGGCGAGAGCGGCGCTTGCAAAGCCAGAGCTCCCCGCAACGGCGGCGGTCAAGACGGTTCGGCGCGTAACGCCAAGTGGTTTTGTCTTCAACGCGAGATCCTCGCTATCGACAGGCGGAACTCTCCAAGCGGGCGCTCGATATTTCTGACGTCAAAAATCTTACCATGGGTGCTCTCACAAGACGACTCCTCCTCGCGGGGGGCCTGCGACCGTCAGCGCGGCCGAGGGGGCGGTGTGCGCGATCGCGATCGGCTCAGAATTCCATGTCGCCGCCATGGTGGTCGTGGTCATGGCCCGGCAAAGGTGGAGGCGGCGGCGTCGGCAGCTCGGCAACCATGGCCTCAGTGGTGATGAGCAGGCCGGCGACTGAGACCGCGTCCTGCAGCGCGGTGCGCACCACTTTGGTTGGATCGATGATACCCTTGGAGACCAGGTCGCCGTACTCGCCAGTCTGGGCATCATAACCCCAGTTGTACCGCTCCTTCTCCAGAATCTTGCCGACCACCACCGAGGCGTCGGCACCGGCGTTTAGTGCAATCTGGCGCGCTGGCCAGCTGATTGCCTTCTTGACGATGTCAACGCCGTGCTTCTGGTCCTCGTTGGCAGGCTTCACCCGGTCGAGCACCTTGGCGGCGCGCAGCAGCGCCACCCCACCGCCCGGCAAGATGCCTTCCTCGACCGCGGCGCGCGTCGCATGCATCGCGTCGTCGACGCGATCCTTGCGCTCCCTCGCGTCGATCTCGGTCGCCCCGCCAACATGGATCACTGCCACCCCGCCGGCGAGCTTGGCGAGCCGCTCCTCTAGCTTTTCGCGGTCATAGTCGGAGGTGGTCTCCGCGATATGCTTCTTGATCTGGTTGATGCGGGCCTCGATGTCCTCCTTCTTGCCGGCGCCTCCGACGATCGTGGTGCTTTCCTTGTCGATCATTACCGTTCTGGCGCGGCCGAGCATGTCGAGCGTGGCGTTCTCAAGCTTGATGCCGAGATCCTCCAGGATGGCGGTGCCACCGGTGAGGATGGCGACGTCTTGCAGCATCGCCTTGCGGCGATCGCCAAAGCTGGGCGCTTTCACCGCCGCGACTTTGAGGCCGCCGCGCAGCTTGTTCACCACGAGGGTGGCGAGTGCTTCGCCTTCGATCTCTTCGGCAATAATGAGCAGCGGCTTACCCGCCTGCGCCAGGGCTTCCAATAGCGGCAGAAGTTCCCGCAAGTCCGAGAGCTTTTTATCATACACGAGGACGTAAGGATTCTCCATCTCCACCCGCATCTTGTCGGCATTGGTGATGAAGTGGGGCGAGACATAGCCCCGATCGAACTGCATGCCCTCGACCACGTCGAGCTCAGTCTCAAGCGACTTCGCTTCTTCGGCCGTTATCACGCCCTCATTGCCTACCTTTTTCATGGCCTCGGCGAGCAACCTGCCGATTTCGGCATCGCCATTGGCGGAGATGGTGCCGACCTGCGCGATCTCGTCGTTGGAAGTTATCTTCTTCGAGTTCCTCTTGAGATCCTCGACGACAGCCTCGGCCGCAAGGTCGATGCCGCGCTTCAGGTCCATTGGATTCATGCCGGCGGCGACTGCCTTGGTGCCTTCGCGAACGAGGGAAGCCGCCAGCACGATTGCGGTGGTTGTGCCGTCACCGGCGACATAGGAGGTCTTGCTCGCGACCTCGCACACGAGCCGCGCCCCCATGTTCTCGAATTTGTTCTCGAGCTCGATATCTCCGGCGACCGTCACGCCGTCCTTGGTAATGCGGGGTGCGCCAAACGACTTTTCCATTACCACGTTGCGGCCCTTGGGCCCGAGCGTCACCTGCACCGCGTTGGCGAGAATGTCGACACCGCGCAGCATGCTTTCACGCGCCCTGCCGGAAAATGCGATTTGCTTGCCTACCATGGATGGTTCCGATTTGATCAGGCGACCTCGCGGGCGCCGCGGGCGTCTAAGTCCGAATTTGTGGTCCTCCCTTTGCTTGTCCGCACATCAGCGCCCCTCGGAGCGTGCACGTGCGGCACGCTTGCGCTGGTGATTTCAACCCACACGATTTCAAGCCGTCCAATGTTTTGAGCGAGCGGCCAAAAAGCCAATCAAATTGCTTTGCCGCGGCATTAAGAATATCTTATCGGGGTGATCACGACCCGGCAGCTATGTTATCTTGATGCGCTTGCCCGTCATCAGCATTTCGGACGAGCCGCGGCGGAGTGTTGTGTCAGCCAGCCTGCTCTTTCAATGCAGATTCACGAGCTGGAAGGGCTGCTCGGCATAGAGTTGATCGAGCGGCGCCCCGGCGCGCCGATGTTTACTGAACTTGGCATCGAGATCGCGCAACGCGCCGGAGCGATCCTCGGTGCAGTGCGCGACCTGACAGACCTGGCTCAACATGGAGCCAAGGTGTTGAGCGGAACGTTGCGCCTTGGCATCATCCCGACGCTGGCGCCGTATATCTTGCCGCGGTTGCTACCGCAACTGGAGCACGAGTATCCCGATCTGCGCCTTGATTTGGTGGAAGCACAGACCAAGGTGCTCCTCGCAGATCTCGAGCGTGGCGGTCTGGAAGTATTGTTGTTGGCGCTGCCGCTCAAGACGGCCGCGGTTGAAGTTTTCCAACTAGTGAGAGACCGCTTCCTCCTTGCTGTACCCGTCGACGACCCTCTTCCGGAAACGGCGCGCGTGACGCCCGGCGAGGTGAGGAAGCGTAAGCTCATTCTGCTGGAAGAAGGCCATTGTCTGCGGGATCAGGCGCTTGAGTACTGTGCCAAGGGGCGTTGGAATGTGGCCTCGAGCCTCAGTGCAACGAGCCTTGCAACGGTCATGCAGATGGTGGCGAGCGGATATGGCGCCACGCTAGTTCCAGAAGTCGCGGCTGATGTCGAGTTGCGCGACGACCGAGTGAAGCTCCTTCGTTTTGTCGAACCGCAACCGGGCCGCAGTATCGGGCTGGCGTGGCGCCGGACGTCTCCACGCAAGGGCGACTTCGTGGCGCTTGGTCAGATGGTGAAGAACGCGCTAAACGCACCCGCCCGGCCGCAATGTATCCGCCACGAGCGCGCCGGTCTGCGGAGGGAAATCTAGTGGTGCTAGTCACGTGAATCTAAATTTCGTCGCATAAGGTATGCTGAGCTTTGCGGCAGAAGCGCTTAACTGAAGCCAAGATTTGGTCTGCAGATTTGTCCATTTGAAGGGCTTTGGAGTTTCGTTATGCCGGTCGATGAAAGCGCGAATATCGGCCTCGAGCTGCCTGACGGAGGTATGAACACCTCTCCGGAGCCGTTTTCTGGTGGGTTCGGCGAACCAGCGTTCGACCTGATTGATCCATGACGCCGAAGCAACGCGAACCGACGCAATCGTGCCGCCCTTTCGGAAGACCAGTTCGTGCTCACACTGACCGGCCCCAAGATGATCGCGTGGCCCGACAGGTCCGCAGGCGCGCGCGGCGAACTGGCCCAACGTGCCGCACTGCAGCATTTTGTTGCTCTCGCAAACCGACCGTCCCGGCCTCCCGCCTTTTGACGGTGAGGGCTATCCTTTCTCTCTGATCGTGCTTTCGGCGAACCGCATTGGTTGGCTCCGGTGGCGGCTCCCGGGTGCAAGAAATGAGCCGCACAGCTTTCGTTGGTGATCAAATGACGCATGGCGGCCAAAAGGGTTTCGGCATGACCAAGCACGGCCGATCGGGGCACGCGACCCGATCGCCGCGTTTCCGTTTCCTGCAGAAGCTCGAAGCAGAGAAGAATGATCGCAAGGACCGCTCTCGGATCAAGGATCCGAAACGGTCCGTCGAAGAGCTATTCCATCCCCGGAAGCCGACATGAACCTGGCTATCCTTGGATGAGCTCCGGGGTGGGCATTCGGAAATTCGGCGCTTGTGCTCAGTACGCGTCCGTACGTCGCGCGACAATTAGAGACACGTTGTCTTTAGCGCCCGCCCGGAACGCCTTTGCTGCGAGTTCACGCGCAGATCGAAGAGGGTCTTTGGCCGTCCTCAACGTGTAGCTGATGATCTGATTGGCGATATCGGTGAGGCCGTCGCTGCAAAGGAGCAGGGTGTCTCCGGGTGCAAGCGGCGAGTCGACGGAGATGTGGGGTTTGATCGCTACGGGAAACGAAGAGCCGCCTAGCGCCTGAGTGAGGGCATGGGACCTGCGGCGATCGGCGCCGTCATGACCACCGGCGCGTCCATGTCGCCAGTGAGGATACGGTCACCGATCGCGATGGCGTCCTCATTGTCCTGCTGCGATCTTCGCCGCGATCCTGGCACGTGCTTCGTCGCGTTCGATGCATAGCAGCGTCAGCTGCAGGTGGTGGTGCACCCTGTCGGCTTCGGCTTCATCCAGCCACTACAGCTTGTAGCCGATCTTTCGCAGCAGGTCTTTCCGCCACGCAATGTCGGTGTCGGTTTCGACACCCAGCGGCGAGGCGCCATCCACCACGCCGAGCCGATG from Bradyrhizobium sp. AZCC 1693 encodes:
- a CDS encoding heavy metal translocating P-type ATPase, with amino-acid sequence MTAQDHALCSHCLLPIGRRAMRRTVNGETCAFCCYGCCIAYQVKHGKTEEWEAAWLLIRLGVGGFLSMNIMLFSLLLYSDAFSGADAEMLPWIHLLLWLFATPAVIILGGPFLREAWLHGMEGRLTSSALIVLGVGAAYLYSAFATIEGSPHVYFDTATMVLMLFTAGYYLDAAGRARAARDLQPLLAAESEWATVVIGDGEYRRPVREVDAGVLVRVRPGERIPVDGVIMEGESHTDEALITGESRQIAKGVGSHVIAGSINLDGPLLIQSSGVANATRWAQICRSVRDALIRRSPSQRLADNIVGVFVPIILVLGIGASVYWARHLPFDRALLIGLAVLVVACPCAVGLAAPMATSLGIGRLARHGCLVRDPAALEALARIRLIAFDKTGTLTSGQARVVAIDSDGTRADVVLAHAAGLERHSEHGLARAIAAAAAARGLEPVAIHDVRVLPGRGIRGKSDGRIVAAGSAALMRELDWSLTPNLAECGRRREASSHSVIYVGWGERAYAVLSLDDTPLPEARSTVEALRCRGVRVTLLTGDLPAAAVRIAAAVGIESGDIEAGLTPEAKRAALERRRHDHGMVAMVGDGLNDAPVLAGADVGIAVGSATDLAREAAAVVLPPGGLRTLPWVIDVARAVRATILTNLAWAFGYNLIAIGLAMAGVLQPVLAAAVMAGSSIIVVLNSLRLERLPEPAPSAAAEGAPPPRSTAVPVNSEALQAGRPACPVPPI
- the groL gene encoding chaperonin GroEL (60 kDa chaperone family; promotes refolding of misfolded polypeptides especially under stressful conditions; forms two stacked rings of heptamers to form a barrel-shaped 14mer; ends can be capped by GroES; misfolded proteins enter the barrel where they are refolded when GroES binds) is translated as MVGKQIAFSGRARESMLRGVDILANAVQVTLGPKGRNVVMEKSFGAPRITKDGVTVAGDIELENKFENMGARLVCEVASKTSYVAGDGTTTAIVLAASLVREGTKAVAAGMNPMDLKRGIDLAAEAVVEDLKRNSKKITSNDEIAQVGTISANGDAEIGRLLAEAMKKVGNEGVITAEEAKSLETELDVVEGMQFDRGYVSPHFITNADKMRVEMENPYVLVYDKKLSDLRELLPLLEALAQAGKPLLIIAEEIEGEALATLVVNKLRGGLKVAAVKAPSFGDRRKAMLQDVAILTGGTAILEDLGIKLENATLDMLGRARTVMIDKESTTIVGGAGKKEDIEARINQIKKHIAETTSDYDREKLEERLAKLAGGVAVIHVGGATEIDARERKDRVDDAMHATRAAVEEGILPGGGVALLRAAKVLDRVKPANEDQKHGVDIVKKAISWPARQIALNAGADASVVVGKILEKERYNWGYDAQTGEYGDLVSKGIIDPTKVVRTALQDAVSVAGLLITTEAMVAELPTPPPPPLPGHDHDHHGGDMEF
- a CDS encoding c-type cytochrome, producing the protein MRKIIAASIAAGSFITFADPSQAADRDGGAQLAAMCASCHRLDGGDGGIPTILGIGPEMLTRAMLAYRSRERPSHIMRAIALSLSDEEIATVARYLAALNRRVRP
- a CDS encoding LysR substrate-binding domain-containing protein; the protein is MITTRQLCYLDALARHQHFGRAAAECCVSQPALSMQIHELEGLLGIELIERRPGAPMFTELGIEIAQRAGAILGAVRDLTDLAQHGAKVLSGTLRLGIIPTLAPYILPRLLPQLEHEYPDLRLDLVEAQTKVLLADLERGGLEVLLLALPLKTAAVEVFQLVRDRFLLAVPVDDPLPETARVTPGEVRKRKLILLEEGHCLRDQALEYCAKGRWNVASSLSATSLATVMQMVASGYGATLVPEVAADVELRDDRVKLLRFVEPQPGRSIGLAWRRTSPRKGDFVALGQMVKNALNAPARPQCIRHERAGLRREI
- the soxZ gene encoding thiosulfate oxidation carrier complex protein SoxZ, with protein sequence MFTPAPRVQVPSAVTNGEVFPVKTLISHPMETGLRHDDQGNVIPRKIVNKFTCRHNGVVVFSVDLHEAMATNPFIEFYLRATESGRLEFVWEEDGGGIYVLEHQLTVA
- a CDS encoding thiosulfate oxidation carrier protein SoxY is translated as MDLVKQPTGKTPTASDRLHLVMPRTFPNGYTVPLTLAIDSPMTEADHVRHVSILAPRNPLVEVATFHFVPQRSEPRVSTRIRLAEPQYVLAVAEMNDGALLMTETWVEVATNGCK
- a CDS encoding sulfite exporter TauE/SafE family protein, with the protein product MTAYLVIFVAGFAGSFHCIGMCGGFACALGRDPQGRGATVLRHLLYNTGRLTTYCFLGGLAGAIGQVICTPQGTTVPLLGGPLDTGQRILAILAGLLMIAMALQFFGLLPRLHRITTGSGASTLAASLGSLLTAPGHAAPLAFGVFNGFLPCPLVYAFAAQAASTAGALPGFLTMAAFGLGTFPAMLLMGGVGRALAPAWRQRGVWLAGSCILLLGLVTVGRGILPFAVHFAHGWTEPA
- a CDS encoding NAD(P)/FAD-dependent oxidoreductase → MKSWTRREFGRSTGAMVLAGLGPRLAASESKARVVVVGGGIGGATAAKYLAVSAPTIEVTLVEPKPNYTTCFFSNLYLAGLCSLESLTHGYETLAQRYGINVIHDSVAAVDPVAKTVGLKSGPKLPYDRVVVAPGIAFNYEALAGYDEAATQVIPHAWNAGLQTQLLRRQLESMEDGGVFVLVAPPNPFRCPPAPYERASLVAYYFKQHKPRSRILILDAKDSFNAQDLFLDAWGRHYRGMIEWLPAQFTGGIKAIDVKERSVKTASETFKAAVANVIPPQMAGQFAQQNGLVDHSGWCPIDPITFESTLQPGIHVVGDASSAGDMPKSAFVANSQAKACAFAISAALTGSERQSSHLFNTCYTFLSPDDAVSNAISFKPAAGTIKIVDNFVSQVQESAENRHRAAREAQSWYSAFTRDTFG